From the genome of Nicotiana tabacum cultivar K326 chromosome 17, ASM71507v2, whole genome shotgun sequence:
TTTCTATAAGCTtcacatcatcttcatcactctCGCATACGTGTTTGAAATTCACATCatcttttttaattttattatgtatCATATACTCTCGAATGTCCTTCAAGGTCACACCTTTAGACTTCCTAAAATAGCGCTTTAGAATCTTGCTCTCTCGTTTAATTGGTTTTTTAATATTATGTGTTGTGATCCTCAAACCGCACATAATGTGAAAGTCTTCAAGGCTAAACGGCACATCACAgccaaaaatcttgaaactaatAGAATCTTGATCATTGGTGAATACACGAGAAAGAATCAAACAATGAACCAACTTCATGTTGCAATGAAAATTCTCCATAGCCATAATATACTGAAATATACCATTATTCAGCTTCTACTGTTGTGCAGGAGTCAAGAAAGGCACAATTAAACCCTTCAAATCATGGTTCCCCTTCCAGTAAGCACGACAGTTAAACTAATCTCGAAACTCATAATATCTCTCCCCTGGTTTTGTAGGTGCAGAAATAGGGACTGGAGGAGCTTTACGTATTCTAGGTGCTTTAGGATCTTTAGGTGTTTTGGATTTCCCAAATGCCATATGTTCAAAAAGAATTACAGGTGGAAAAAATAATTTCAGAACATTTTCAAAATAATcattaaaaacttcagcacaattTGGCTTAAGTTATATTTTAAAGCTCTCTAACTTCACAGAAATACAGAACAAAATTTCAGCTCTAAGAATACTGAAGttcagaaaatacaaaataaaattttagctCTAAGAatactgaagttcagcaattacagaACAAAAATTTCAGCCAAAACATGATGTAGTTTTTATAAATACATAACACAAATTCAACTCCAATAATGCTGAAGttcatcaaaaataaaacaaaaaaatgcaGACAAAACatactttacttatacaaaacaaaaaacaaaactattttccaaaaattaagTTATCCTTAAAGTATTATAAACTTCATACTTTAATAGCACCATctatttaagtctcaaaatttttaaaaatttcaacgTCTCCAAAAATCACTGaagaatatataaaattttcatcaaaaatacaaatatagtttcaaaaaacctaaaaacacTAATCGTAAAAGTAAAACCTACAAAACTAATGCACTAATCAAAGTAAACCCTTGGAAACTATTTTAGcacaaatgaaaaaagaaaaatgattccaCTAAGATTACTATCAACAAAAAACCcagaaattaaatcataaaattaatCCTAAATTGAAACCCCATACAAAGTTAATGCAATGTACAAAAGCAACCATTAAAATCGTACCTGTGATTATACTTAATATTGTTGGGGAAGAAATAGttgcaaaatcaaaaaaaatgcaATGCCGAAAACCGTTTGATTTCAGAGAAGAACAAATCAAAACCGCGAAGAaggagagagagacagagacaaTATATCGTATACTTGGAGAAAAAGTAGTCTTTtaataaagaagggcaaaatcgtctttctaaaatacttttaacaaaaaaaggTACGGATGCAAACGGAAAATTAAagcgggtacaagttaaaaagggGGCGATCAAATAGGCCACCCCATGCAATTTTTATCGCTGCATGAGAGCTCCAAGCCCATTGAATTAACTAGTTGCAAGTCGAGAGGTGCAGGGCCGGAGCTAGAGGCCCGCATATTGATTCGACTGAACTCAATAACTTTAGTCCAATCCCTTATTTTTAttacaaaatttattaaatatatataaaagtcAAATTCGAAACCCAATTACTACCACATAATATTGTTATGCTCAAATATAGAACTCAAAAAGTTCGAATCCTGACTGAGAGGTGAATGGGATCACTGCCTAATACATGTGAAGTGCCATTAAATATTAAGAGTTCGTCGGAAAAATCTCATTGAAGTTGATAAAAAGAATTGGGGTGACTGCCCAGCATCTGGAAACATTAGGAGCTGACAAGAAATAACTCCACTGCAAAATATCTAAGTTTTTGAGAGCTGGGAAAGCATGCCGGCACATACTTGTCCCATAAAGAATAACATGGGATGGGACTCGGATTCAGTGAGTTTATATAAAAATGGAGAATGGTTTTCTTGCTTGCGTTTTGGAATCTAAGAAGGAAAcataaaaatctttagaatgtgGGGAGTAATAACATCAAAAGCAACCTTTCCTATGTACATGGGTGAAGCTACACTCTGATGACCATCTTAGTCAGCAAATTGCATTgcatatataggtaaaatattagattttaaagGTATATAACATGTAtattgaacaagtttgaacacccttaaaAAAATTCTTGGGTTCCGCACTGCCTATGTCAACACGAGTTATCTGTCATTATAAAAACAGTAATAATATCACAAATCGAGTGGGTCCCACTGGAGTCGAACCCAGGTCGCTGGATTCAAAGTCCAGAGTGCTAAACACTACACCATGGACCCACTCATGTGGCATGCCATGTCCAACTTTTATCTTTCAGCCTGTAAACGTACCAGTAAGAGAGCACTAATTCGGTATAGTATGGAGCACGCTCAACGCGTATGTATTTTCTATACTTTCTATTGCTTTATGTTTATAAATTGCAAAGAATATAAAGTCAAAATTACTTTCAGAATTTTTGAGAATATAAAAGAAGATCTAAAGTAATATGTTAAACCATATATATAGGAGAATGAAGTGCACAGAAACTTTCAAAGAAGTTACTACAAACTTCATTAAGATAGTAGTAATAGTAATAAATAGAGTTATATGTTGGTACTTGTCTAGCGAAAGAAGCGTATTATCATGTACTCCtatcatataatattattgcctGACTAAGGGCCACTTGGCCTTAGATAAAAGATATGCCATCTGATTGCGCTCATCTTTCCCGTAAATATATAGATAGGGTAATTTATTATGTACTTGATACACTTGGAGGGTTTTAGCTCTATCTCTACGTCCGAGATATTCCCACCTATAACCTCATCAAAATTCATGTTCGACCGGCACATAGCTAATTACGGAACTTGATATAAGTCCTCAACAATGAAAAAGACCCTCAAGTCGCCCCTCCTAAAATGACActcaaataattattacaaactTAAACAAGATAGTGAGTGATCGGTAACCCAATATACAAAGTTTTCATCCATAAGTTGGATGTTAGCTAAGTATCATATGACAGTGACTAATTTATTGAAAAGTTAAAGCAAAAATTTCACTAGTTCAATCATTGGCTGCGAATTCTGACTTTTAAAGGCCCGTAATCATCAACAAGGCCAATTACAATCAGCTAAGTTAATAGATGTACGCATTCATCACTTTATAATTAGCACGCAGGCGTAtatatcttttttatttatttataacatTAGAGAAAATTTGATTTAGTAAAGCTGtggtttttattttttgaagtcaGCGGGAAAGTTGGAGAACTGAAGAAAAATTTACTGTAATAGTTTAAACAGCAGAGTTTTTATCAACTATAGTATACAACTATACATATACTCTGTATTTGTAAAGTATTACTCCTTTTAACAGAATTTACAATCCTACTGACAAAACTTTATTGCAAAAAttttggtaaagaaaagaagagagtTAAAGGCTGGGGGGGGGGAGCTCATCAAATATCCTTGCTCTTGGCCGAGTCCAAGTTTTCAGGCGTTTTGACCTTTCTATTCCCTAAGTGCATCCTGACATAGAAGTTGAGGAGCAAGAAAAGAATGGCAGCGTTAAGCACAGAGTTGAAAACCCATGCCCCAATTCCGTTGCACCCACCACGTTTCATGAAATGAAGCAACAACACCCCAACATGACATACAACGTTACATCCCAGCAACACAATCTGACAGCTCGCGACGAATGGGAAACACGCGCTTGGCAATCCAATCGCCGTCCAAAATCTGTATCCATACACTATAAAATATGATAACGTCGTCAATAGTATCGCTAGCACTTGAAAAGACTGCGAGAATTCTAGCCAAAGGAAGGACATAAATATGAGAATGGAGTTGTTAAAGAGTTGAAAAACAGAGAGTTTTCGACGTTGGAGTATGGTAAAGAAAGTACGTAAAGTATGGAGAAAGCGAGAAAGGTAAAAGATGTAGGACCAAAAGAAGACGCGACCAGAAGGGCGCGTGCCAAGAGGAAAACAAAGGAGCCACTGAAAAGGGGTGGTCTTATAACGGCGCCAGAACCAGCGGGTGTCGCGGATTTCAGCGGCGGCAGAGAAGAGGATTCCGGTGAAGATGGTGAGGGAAATTAGGACCATAGAGAGGGAGTGGACGGCGGGGATTGGGCCGAGAGAGAGAGGGCGACGGTGGCGgaagaggaggagaaggaggaggtggaggaagAGGGAGAAGATAATATAAGCTGCGATGGAGGTGAAGAGGAAAGACCACGTGTTGCCCCATGATTGGCTGTGAGACCAACGAAAATTTACAATGGAAGGGCGCTCGGAGAGGTAATATCTAAGGTTCTCAATCATCGTAAACGCAACAATCAACTTAAAAGTATTACGTAATAATCCGAAGGCAGAAAGTTGAGAAAATGTTTTGCCCCGGAGATTGCGTAAATCCACTGCAAACGTTGTACTTAATACTTTTTCTGGTGCTTTTTGAGCGAAATGTTTGGTGGAAAATGCTGGTATGGTTCTGAAACTTGTGCTCTTATATAAACCAGAAGAAGCAAGCTAGGCCTATTTTCAATACAGTTAAGATAGTTTTTTTTCCTCTTTATGATAAAGTAGTTTTGGATATGCCATTTTGTCGTTCATATAAACGTAGTCAATAGCCCTAAGTTACTTCGAAATATTTTCCTGACGCTTGATGTTTATTGACAGTGGCAGTCCTTAGCATCCTTTCACACTACATTATTATTGTTACAATTACAAAAAGTATTCACTTTTAGATCCATATAATAATTGCATAATTAATGGTTCATTAGAACACGTTTTATATCTTTGTTGCCTCTAAATGCAAACTTCTTTTATTCCTCAGTGATTTGaccgaaaaatatatttttgggttaaacaattaCTCCACTAAATATTCTCAATTTCTAATGTAAAGGAGAACCAGATTCTGAGCTCACTTTTATAATTCTTTGTATGGAGTTTGATTCCAGACAACTTCTCATTCTATATAGCAATTTTTATAGGGTTGTCCGGATCAGAGTCCGCTTAACTTTTCTTCCAAGTAGTTAATAATGAATTAATTAGACTGAAATTTTGTATTAATGATATTGCtaattcttatatatatatatatatatatatatatatatatatatatatacacacacacacgtcAAGCCATGTAgtatattttttagtaaaataatattaatatttttaaaataaaacttgAAGTAAATAATTAAACGTAAAAAAATAAAGTGTGTGTTTATGTAAATTATTAATGTGGATAATTGTAGGATGACTTATTTGTCGA
Proteins encoded in this window:
- the LOC107826684 gene encoding fatty acid elongase 3-like is translated as MIENLRYYLSERPSIVNFRWSHSQSWGNTWSFLFTSIAAYIIFSLFLHLLLLLLFRHRRPLSLGPIPAVHSLSMVLISLTIFTGILFSAAAEIRDTRWFWRRYKTTPFQWLLCFPLGTRPSGRVFFWSYIFYLSRFLHTLRTFFTILQRRKLSVFQLFNNSILIFMSFLWLEFSQSFQVLAILLTTLSYFIVYGYRFWTAIGLPSACFPFVASCQIVLLGCNVVCHVGVLLLHFMKRGGCNGIGAWVFNSVLNAAILFLLLNFYVRMHLGNRKVKTPENLDSAKSKDI